Proteins co-encoded in one Juglans regia cultivar Chandler chromosome 16, Walnut 2.0, whole genome shotgun sequence genomic window:
- the LOC118344848 gene encoding uncharacterized protein LOC118344848 yields the protein MALPLHTRKRGREGATSDTARIGARTVMVEREVLINEFDELCWQQTNLRDVFLSRGWGNICTLRGKVYPSMVQEFYMGMCDMPPDASSHTVTVRGVSIEVSADVIGEHLGIHRGVETFTHSTPREDVGTSTSSTGRGCEPASARDAGQSEAEDTGVDARDDDRDEDFYILTGRDRMQIERKNAFNQNHLLHFFRMLHLIVATNVDPVAHKTTFSRLRAQFFIRVARGDPIDLPLHIFERIRYEASIVSTDNLPYGVLISRLLLARGVPTQPEERVKDQMSPLDMTTHRRSIGQARGRQPPPVEDLVPPTQPEPGHVGSSSQHTPSTSAGDVRPAWVDAVISQLTAHIDHKIDRSLEAISASVAELTHRVTILNDKVDTLTEEVRSSTFADNVII from the coding sequence atggctcttccactgcatacacgaaaacgagggagggaaggagccacgtcggacactgcccgtatcggagctcgtactgttatggtagagagagaggtcttaattaatgagttcgacgaactctgttggcagcagacgaacctaagagatgttttcctcagtagaggctggggaaatatctgcacattgagggggaaggtatacccctcaatggttcaagaattctatatggggatgtgtgacatgcctccggatgcatcctctcacaccgtgactgtacgcggtgtttccattgaggtatcggcagatgtcatcggcgagcacctcgggattcatcgaggagttgagacatttacacactcaacaccccgtgaggatgtaggcacttctacatcatctactggccggggatgtgagccagcatcagccagagatgcaggccagtcagaggctgaggatactggcgtcgacgctcgggatgatgaccgagacgaggatttctacatcctcaccgggagggatcgcatgcagatcgagcggaagaacgccttcaaccagaaccatctgctgcatttcttccgcatgttgcaccttattgttgcaacaaatgtcgatcctgtggctcataaaaccacatttagtcggcttcgggcacaattttttatacgagtggcacgtggagatcctatagatttgccactgcacatttttgagaggatccgttacgaggcgagcatcgtctccacggataatctcccatatggtgtcctcatcagccgactattacttgcacggggagtgccgacccagccagaggagcgggtcaaagatcagatgagccccctcgacatgaccacgcatcggcgtagcattggacaggcgaggggacgtcagccaccccctgtagaggatctagttcctccgacgcagcctgagccaggtcatgtcgggagtagtagtcagcatacgccgagtacatctgcaggagatgtgcggcctgcttgggttgatgcggtcatctcacagctgactgcgcatattgatcataagatcgatcgatcgctcgaggctatatcggcgtctgttgccgaactcacccatcgtgtaactatcctcaacgacaaggttgataccttgactgaggaagtacggagttcgacttttgcggataacgttatcatctga